The Cygnus olor isolate bCygOlo1 chromosome 18, bCygOlo1.pri.v2, whole genome shotgun sequence genome includes a window with the following:
- the TK1 gene encoding thymidine kinase, cytosolic has protein sequence MSCLTVPGVQPGSPGRPRGQIQVIFGPMFSGKSTELMRRVRRFQLAQYRCLLVKYAKDTRYGTAGVSTHDRNTMEALPACLLRDVYQEALGSTVIGIDEGQFFPDIVDFCEMMANAGKTVIVAALDGTFQRKAFGSILNLVPLAESVVKLNAVCMECYREASYTKRLGAEREVEVIGGADKYHSVCRACYFRKRPQQPGSDNKENVPMGVKQLDVPAARKIFAS, from the exons ATGAGCTGCCTCACGGTGCCCGGCGTCCAGCCCGGCTcgcccggccggccccgcgggcAGATCCAG GTGATCTTCGGGCCCATGTTCTCCGGGAAGAG CACGGAGCTGATGCGGCGGGTGCGGCGGTTCCAGCTCGCCCAGTACCGGTGCCTGCTGGTGAAGTACGCCAAGGACACGCGGTACGGCACCGCCGGCGTCTCCACGCACGACCG GAACACCATGGAGGCGCTCCCCGCCTGCCTCCTCAGGGACGTGTACCAGGAGGCGCTGGGCTCCACGGTCATCGGCATTGACGAGGGACAGTTC TTCCCAGACATTGTGGATTTCTGTGAGATGATGGCTAATGCTGGGAAAACTGTCATTGTTGCTGCTCTCGATGGAACTTTCCAGAGAAAG GCTTTTGGGAGCATCCTGAACCTGGTCCCGCTGGCTGAGAGCGTGGTCAAGCTGAACGCTGTCTGCATGGAGTGCTACCGAGAGGCCTCCTACACAaagaggctgggagcagagagggag GTTGAAGTGATCGGAGGAGCAGACAAATACCACTCCGTCTGCCGAGCCTGCTACTTCAGGAAGCGGCCTCAGCAGCCCGGGTCAGACAACAAAGAGAACGTGCCCATGGGGGTGAAGCAGCTGGACGTGCCTGCCGCCCGAAAGATCTTTGCTTCTTGA
- the SYNGR2 gene encoding synaptogyrin-2, with the protein MEGGGGAYGAAKAGGAFDPARFVQQPQVLARIASAVFALIVFACLVGEGYTNQPSSPDLFCIFNHNEDACRYGIGIGVLAFLACIFFFMVDAYFPQISNATDRKYLVLADLGFSGLWTFLWFVGFCFLTNQWAWTQAKDVQIGADSARAVITFSFFSIFSWGLLIAFAYKRYKMGVEDFAHSYVDPTPEVSTPYSSYPNISHDSYQQPPFTQTAEATEGYQPPPVY; encoded by the exons AtggagggcggcggcggcgcgtACGGGGCGGCCAAGGCCGGCGGCGCCTTCGACCCGGCCCGCTTCGTGCAGCAGCCGCAGGTCCTGGCGCGGATCGCCAGCGCG GTCTTCGCCCTCATCGTGTTCGCCTGCCTGGTGGGGGAGGGCTACACCaaccagcccagctcccccgATCTCTTCTGCATCTTCAACCACAACGAGGACGCCTGCCGCTACGGCATCGGCATCGGCGTCCTCGCCTTCCTGGCCTGCATCTTCTTCTTCATGGTAGACGCCTACTTCCCCCAGATCAGCAACGCCACCGACCGCAAGTACCTGGTGCTGGCAGACCTCGGCTTCTCGG GCCTCTGGACGTTCCTCTGGTTCGttggcttctgctttttgaCCAACCAGTGGGCCTGGACGCAGGCTAAGGACGTGCAAATCGGGGCTGACTCGGCCCGTGCCGTTATCACCTTCAGcttcttctccatcttctcGTGG GGCCTCCTGATCGCCTTTGCTTACAAGCGATACAAGATGGGGGTGGAAGACTTTGCTCATAGCTACGTTGACCCCACGCCAGAGGTTTCGACTCCCTACTCCAGTTACCCCAACATCAGCCACGACAGCTACCAGCAGCCGCCCTTCACCCAGACCGCGGAAGCCACGGAGGGTTACCAGCCGCCGCCGGTGTACTGA
- the TMC6 gene encoding transmembrane channel-like protein 6, whose amino-acid sequence MSQPPTFTLHLPEDTESDNQELSPDNEGALHTSFRQLIQEQSSLAEAGTELELQERGRGRTAHLAPPDASVSAWLESGQGEQHPGDSTTLRILASMPSRTIGRSRGAIISQYYNRTARLRRRSSRPSLQQLSRAARPSLRQYDLETDPARATLEDKRSLLAKELLSLSPSQRSHMLLSVPLSLAEKRALRRELNEQRSPLGLRAHHAATPSPCGRSKDYIAIGCRHFWYRLLALLPAAQPWHYALKQIGGRFGSSVLSYFLFLKTLLMFNVFSFLILLVFVVALQAAYPPAKANQQSFTGFELLTGAGYFTHSLLYYGYYSNITLNDPSASSLSGSVAPPAAPPLPYNMPLAYLFTVGVSFFATCILLVYSMYHSFGESYRVGSSAGDLAIKVFCAWDFKVIQRRSVKLQCENICTQLKELLAERRSRSCPLSLCQRLGRVAVLLLAWVLSLSTVLGCVVAVHYFSEHMHAVQQEHRALAGSSWQREGILLVLPLTVSLLNTLMPHLYNLLATWERQDSPEVEVYVAICRNLLLKMVVLGLLCYQWLSRRVVCSDEECWETCVGQDLYRFMVMDFVFTLLDTIFGELVWRLISEKRLKSKQRPEFDIARNVLELIYGQTLTWLGVLFAPLLPAVQVLKLLLLFYIKKTSLMQNCQSPSKPWQASRMSTVFITLLCFPSFLGAAVFISYTIWSVKPSETCGPFQGLETIYKSVNVWAKLLEKSSPNITWLTWLHQYLVENTFFLFFLSGVLLAVTYFNIQVVRGQQRIICLLKEQIANEGEDKIFLIQKLHSICKQKEGCA is encoded by the exons ATGTCCCAGCCGCCCACCTTCACCCTCCACCTCCCTGAGGACACCGAGAGCGACAA ccaggagctgagccCGGACAATGAAGGAGCCCTGCACACCTCCTTCCGCCAGCTCatccaggagcagagcagcttggcagaggcgggcacagagctggagctgcaggagaggggCAGAG GCCGCACAGCCCACCTGGCCCCCCCGGACGCCTCTGTCTCTGCCTGGCTGGAATCTGGGCAGGGCGAGCAGCACCCGGGCGATTCCACCACCCTGCGCATCCTCGCCAGCATGCCCAGCCGCACCATTG GGCGCAGCCGCGGGGCCATCATCTCCCAGTACTACAACCGCACGGCGCGGCTGCGGCGCCGGAGCAGCCGCccgtccctgcagcagctcagccgCGCGGCGCGGCCCAGCCTGCGCCAGTACGACCTGGAGACCGACCCAGCCCGCGCCACGCTGGAAG ACAAGCGGAGCCTGCTGGCGAAGGAGCTGCTGAGCCTCTCGCCCAGCCAGCGCAGCCACATGCTGCTCTCGGTGCCCCTCAGCCTGGCGGAGAAGCGCGCCCTCCG GCGGGAGCTGAACGAGCAGAGGAGCCCCCTGGGGCTGCGCGCCCACCACGCGGCCACCCCGTCTCCCTGCGGGCGGTCCAAGGACTACATCGCTATC GGCTGCCGGCACTTCTGGTACAGGCTCCTCGCGCTGCTCCCCgctgcacagccctggcacTACGCCCTGAAGCAGATCGGTGGCCGCTTCGGCTCCAGCGTCCTCTCCTACTTCCTCTTCCTCAAGACGCTCCTCATGTTCaatgttttctcattcctcATCCTCCTGGTCTTCGTAGTGGCCCTGCAGGCTGCGTATCCCCCTGCCAAGGCCAACCAGCAGTCCTTCACTGGCTTTGAGCTCCTCACAGGAGCG GGCTACTTCACTCACTCGCTGCTGTACTACGGCTACTACAGCAACATCACCCTCAATGAcccctctgcctccagcctcagcGGCAGCGTggccccccctgcagcccccccactCCCCTACAACATGCCGCTGGCCTACCTGTTCACCGTTGGGGTCTCCTTCTTTGCCACCTGCATCCTGCTGGTGTACAG catgtACCACTCCTTCGGGGAGAGCTACCGTGTGGGCAGCTCTGCGGGGGACCTGGCCATCAAAGTCTTCTGTGCCTGGGACTTCAAGGTGATCCAGAGGCGCTCGGTGAAGCTGCAGTGCGAGAACATCTGCACCCAGCTGAAG gagctgctggccgaGCGGCGGTCCCGCTCCTGCCCCCTGAGCCTCTGCCAGCGACTGGGGCGCGTCGCTGTCCTTCTCCTGGCCTGGGTCCTTTCTCTGAGCACGGTGCTGGGCTGCGTGGTGGCCGTGCACTACTTCTCGGAGCACATGCACGCG GTTCAGCAGGAGCACCGAGCCCTGGCGGGCAGCAGTTGGCAGCGGGAAGGCATCCTGCTGGTCCTGCCCCTCACCGTGTCGCTCCTCAACACGCTGATGCCCCATCTCTACAACTTGCTGGCGACATGGGAGAGGCAGGATTCCCCAGAGGTGGAGGTCTACGTGGCCATCTGCAG gaacctcctgctGAAGATGGTGGtcctcggcctgctctgctaCCAGTGGCTCAGCCGGAGAGTCGTCTGCTCCGACGAGGAG TGCTGGGAGACGTGTGTCGGGCAGGACCTGTATCGCTTCATGGTGATGGACTTCGTGTTCACTCTGCTGGACACCATCTTTGGGGAGCTGGTCTGGAG GCTGATCTCAGAGAAGAGACTGAAGAGTAAGCAGAGGCCTGAGTTTGACATTGCCCGAAACGTGCTGGAGCTGATCTACGGGCAGACCCTGACCTG gctgggtGTTCTCTTCGCACCGCTCCTGCCAGCTGTGCAggtgctgaagctgctgctgctgttctacATCAAAAAG ACCAGTCTGATGCAGAACTGCCAGTCCCCCAGCAAGCCCTGGCAAGCTTCTCGTATGAGCACTGTGTTCATcaccctgctctgcttcccatcCTTCCTGGGTGCTGCCGTCTTCATCTCCTACACCATCTGGTC AGTGAAGCCGTCAGAAACCTGTGGCCCCTTCCAGGGTCTGGAAACCATCTACAAGTCTGTGAATGTCTGGGCAAAGTTGCTGGAGAAGTCCAGCCCCAACATCACCTGGCTCACCTGGCTCCACCAGTACCTGGTGGAAAACACcttcttcctgttcttcctGTCCGGGGTGCTGCT AGCCGTGACCTACTTCAACATCCAGGTGGTGAGAGGCCAGCAGAGGATCATCTGCCTGCTGAAGGAGCAGATCGCAAAC GAGggagaagataaaatatttctcattcagAAGCTTCACTCCATTTGCAAGCAGAAAGAGGGATGTGCCTGA
- the LOC121057055 gene encoding uncharacterized protein LOC121057055 isoform X1, with translation MDFLHQNQGPGRAPAQDARSRMLAEQEERRKSQLQMSGNLFIKQFLLLLNQKQPADDIKKQYIEKVLHAVFFFGRVHKRMVEPTDFLGPKVCRTLQAKFPRPFQQYGTHLPGLTPYSILLQFGSEVAGCSTQEQMESFLRDFNKTLQEELEREANMKPSAFIFRAAIVAFSIYRDPEDGAAPPLFYGASLSCSGLLERKIMIDVLCIKTWHKAVAFAVHHGEHNLAIVFPDGVQCRAFYYSNGAFVEKQPCMKCREMFHVDFQPPADSTGENSQWLYGNCAENESLSKLLQGIPGLQEKVVSTHTPPQPNTYQAIEQEFTDIIENSFRNHLHQLLQENHFFSYLPLQFF, from the exons ATGGACTTCCTGCACCAAAACCAG GGCCCTGGCCGCGCTCCAGCACAGGACGCTCGGAG CAGGATGTTGGCGGAGCAAGAGGAGCGTCGTAAAAGCCAGCTACAGATGAGCGGGAATCTCTTCATCAAGCAGTTCTTGCTTTTGCTGAATCAGAAGCAGCCGGCTGACGACATCAAAAAGCAATACATAGAAAAG GTGCTGCACGCAGTGTTCTTCTTCGGGAGGGTGCACAAGAGGATGGTGGAACCCACTGACTTCCTAGGGCCCAAGGTTTGCCGGACTCTGCAGGCGAAGTTCCCCAGACCGTTCCAACAGTACGGCACCCACCTCCCCGGCCTGACGCCCTACTCCATCCTGCTGCAGTTC GGCTCTGAAGTagcaggctgcagcacccaAGAGCAAATGGAGTCTTTCTTGCGTGACTTTAACAAAACTCTGCAAGAAGAATTGGAGCGAGAAGCCAACATGAAGCCCAGTGCGTTCATCTTCAGAGCTGCAATTGTCGCCTTCAGCATCTACAGAGACCCCGAGGATGGAGCAGCCCCTCCTCTCTTTTATGGAGCATCCCTGTCCTGCAGCGGGCTGCTGGAGAGGAAGATCATGATTGATGTCCTGTGCATAAAGACGTGGCACAAGGCGGTGGCGTTCGCGGTGCACCACGGGGAGCACAATCTGGCCATCGTCTTCCCTGATGGGGTACAGTGCCGGGCCTTCTACTACAGTAACGGAGCCTTCGTGGAAAAGCAGCCCTGCATGAAATGCAGGGAGATGTTCCACGTCGACTTCCAGCCACCTGCAGACAGCACCGGGGAAAATTCCCAGTGGCTATACGGTAACTGTGCCGAGAACGAGAGCCTGAgcaagctgctgcagggcatcccggggctgcaggagaaggtTGTCTCGACACACACTCCCCCCCAGCCAAACACCTACCAGGCCATTGAACAAGAATTTACAGACATcatagaaaacagttttagaaatCACCTTCACCAGTTGCTtcaggaaaatcattttttttcttaccttcctCTTCAATTCTTCTGA
- the LOC121057055 gene encoding uncharacterized protein LOC121057055 isoform X4, translating into MDFLHQNQGPGRAPAQDARSRMLAEQEERRKSQLQMSGNLFIKQFLLLLNQKQPADDIKKQYIEKVLHAVFFFGRVHKRMVEPTDFLGPKVCRTLQAKFPRPFQQYGTHLPGLTPYSILLQFGSEVAGCSTQEQMESFLRDFNKTLQEELEREANMKPSAFIFRAAIVAFSIYRDPEDGAAPPLFYGASLSCSGLLERKIMIDVLCIKTWHKAVAFAVHHGEHNLAIVFPDGVQCRAFYYSNGAFVEKQPCMKCREMFHVDFQPPADSTGENSQWLYGNLPLCCFRNQATCSQQQCLDRAQKRQKCSL; encoded by the exons ATGGACTTCCTGCACCAAAACCAG GGCCCTGGCCGCGCTCCAGCACAGGACGCTCGGAG CAGGATGTTGGCGGAGCAAGAGGAGCGTCGTAAAAGCCAGCTACAGATGAGCGGGAATCTCTTCATCAAGCAGTTCTTGCTTTTGCTGAATCAGAAGCAGCCGGCTGACGACATCAAAAAGCAATACATAGAAAAG GTGCTGCACGCAGTGTTCTTCTTCGGGAGGGTGCACAAGAGGATGGTGGAACCCACTGACTTCCTAGGGCCCAAGGTTTGCCGGACTCTGCAGGCGAAGTTCCCCAGACCGTTCCAACAGTACGGCACCCACCTCCCCGGCCTGACGCCCTACTCCATCCTGCTGCAGTTC GGCTCTGAAGTagcaggctgcagcacccaAGAGCAAATGGAGTCTTTCTTGCGTGACTTTAACAAAACTCTGCAAGAAGAATTGGAGCGAGAAGCCAACATGAAGCCCAGTGCGTTCATCTTCAGAGCTGCAATTGTCGCCTTCAGCATCTACAGAGACCCCGAGGATGGAGCAGCCCCTCCTCTCTTTTATGGAGCATCCCTGTCCTGCAGCGGGCTGCTGGAGAGGAAGATCATGATTGATGTCCTGTGCATAAAGACGTGGCACAAGGCGGTGGCGTTCGCGGTGCACCACGGGGAGCACAATCTGGCCATCGTCTTCCCTGATGGGGTACAGTGCCGGGCCTTCTACTACAGTAACGGAGCCTTCGTGGAAAAGCAGCCCTGCATGAAATGCAGGGAGATGTTCCACGTCGACTTCCAGCCACCTGCAGACAGCACCGGGGAAAATTCCCAGTGGCTATACGGTAA CCTGCCTTTATGTTGCTTCCGAAACCAGGCTACAtgctcacagcagcagtgtCTGGACAGGGCACAGAAGAGGCAAAAGTGCAGCCTCTGA
- the LOC121057055 gene encoding uncharacterized protein LOC121057055 isoform X2 has translation MDFLHQNQGPGRAPAQDARRMLAEQEERRKSQLQMSGNLFIKQFLLLLNQKQPADDIKKQYIEKVLHAVFFFGRVHKRMVEPTDFLGPKVCRTLQAKFPRPFQQYGTHLPGLTPYSILLQFGSEVAGCSTQEQMESFLRDFNKTLQEELEREANMKPSAFIFRAAIVAFSIYRDPEDGAAPPLFYGASLSCSGLLERKIMIDVLCIKTWHKAVAFAVHHGEHNLAIVFPDGVQCRAFYYSNGAFVEKQPCMKCREMFHVDFQPPADSTGENSQWLYGNCAENESLSKLLQGIPGLQEKVVSTHTPPQPNTYQAIEQEFTDIIENSFRNHLHQLLQENHFFSYLPLQFF, from the exons ATGGACTTCCTGCACCAAAACCAG GGCCCTGGCCGCGCTCCAGCACAGGACGCTCGGAG GATGTTGGCGGAGCAAGAGGAGCGTCGTAAAAGCCAGCTACAGATGAGCGGGAATCTCTTCATCAAGCAGTTCTTGCTTTTGCTGAATCAGAAGCAGCCGGCTGACGACATCAAAAAGCAATACATAGAAAAG GTGCTGCACGCAGTGTTCTTCTTCGGGAGGGTGCACAAGAGGATGGTGGAACCCACTGACTTCCTAGGGCCCAAGGTTTGCCGGACTCTGCAGGCGAAGTTCCCCAGACCGTTCCAACAGTACGGCACCCACCTCCCCGGCCTGACGCCCTACTCCATCCTGCTGCAGTTC GGCTCTGAAGTagcaggctgcagcacccaAGAGCAAATGGAGTCTTTCTTGCGTGACTTTAACAAAACTCTGCAAGAAGAATTGGAGCGAGAAGCCAACATGAAGCCCAGTGCGTTCATCTTCAGAGCTGCAATTGTCGCCTTCAGCATCTACAGAGACCCCGAGGATGGAGCAGCCCCTCCTCTCTTTTATGGAGCATCCCTGTCCTGCAGCGGGCTGCTGGAGAGGAAGATCATGATTGATGTCCTGTGCATAAAGACGTGGCACAAGGCGGTGGCGTTCGCGGTGCACCACGGGGAGCACAATCTGGCCATCGTCTTCCCTGATGGGGTACAGTGCCGGGCCTTCTACTACAGTAACGGAGCCTTCGTGGAAAAGCAGCCCTGCATGAAATGCAGGGAGATGTTCCACGTCGACTTCCAGCCACCTGCAGACAGCACCGGGGAAAATTCCCAGTGGCTATACGGTAACTGTGCCGAGAACGAGAGCCTGAgcaagctgctgcagggcatcccggggctgcaggagaaggtTGTCTCGACACACACTCCCCCCCAGCCAAACACCTACCAGGCCATTGAACAAGAATTTACAGACATcatagaaaacagttttagaaatCACCTTCACCAGTTGCTtcaggaaaatcattttttttcttaccttcctCTTCAATTCTTCTGA
- the LOC121057055 gene encoding uncharacterized protein LOC121057055 isoform X3, with protein MLAEQEERRKSQLQMSGNLFIKQFLLLLNQKQPADDIKKQYIEKVLHAVFFFGRVHKRMVEPTDFLGPKVCRTLQAKFPRPFQQYGTHLPGLTPYSILLQFGSEVAGCSTQEQMESFLRDFNKTLQEELEREANMKPSAFIFRAAIVAFSIYRDPEDGAAPPLFYGASLSCSGLLERKIMIDVLCIKTWHKAVAFAVHHGEHNLAIVFPDGVQCRAFYYSNGAFVEKQPCMKCREMFHVDFQPPADSTGENSQWLYGNCAENESLSKLLQGIPGLQEKVVSTHTPPQPNTYQAIEQEFTDIIENSFRNHLHQLLQENHFFSYLPLQFF; from the exons ATGTTGGCGGAGCAAGAGGAGCGTCGTAAAAGCCAGCTACAGATGAGCGGGAATCTCTTCATCAAGCAGTTCTTGCTTTTGCTGAATCAGAAGCAGCCGGCTGACGACATCAAAAAGCAATACATAGAAAAG GTGCTGCACGCAGTGTTCTTCTTCGGGAGGGTGCACAAGAGGATGGTGGAACCCACTGACTTCCTAGGGCCCAAGGTTTGCCGGACTCTGCAGGCGAAGTTCCCCAGACCGTTCCAACAGTACGGCACCCACCTCCCCGGCCTGACGCCCTACTCCATCCTGCTGCAGTTC GGCTCTGAAGTagcaggctgcagcacccaAGAGCAAATGGAGTCTTTCTTGCGTGACTTTAACAAAACTCTGCAAGAAGAATTGGAGCGAGAAGCCAACATGAAGCCCAGTGCGTTCATCTTCAGAGCTGCAATTGTCGCCTTCAGCATCTACAGAGACCCCGAGGATGGAGCAGCCCCTCCTCTCTTTTATGGAGCATCCCTGTCCTGCAGCGGGCTGCTGGAGAGGAAGATCATGATTGATGTCCTGTGCATAAAGACGTGGCACAAGGCGGTGGCGTTCGCGGTGCACCACGGGGAGCACAATCTGGCCATCGTCTTCCCTGATGGGGTACAGTGCCGGGCCTTCTACTACAGTAACGGAGCCTTCGTGGAAAAGCAGCCCTGCATGAAATGCAGGGAGATGTTCCACGTCGACTTCCAGCCACCTGCAGACAGCACCGGGGAAAATTCCCAGTGGCTATACGGTAACTGTGCCGAGAACGAGAGCCTGAgcaagctgctgcagggcatcccggggctgcaggagaaggtTGTCTCGACACACACTCCCCCCCAGCCAAACACCTACCAGGCCATTGAACAAGAATTTACAGACATcatagaaaacagttttagaaatCACCTTCACCAGTTGCTtcaggaaaatcattttttttcttaccttcctCTTCAATTCTTCTGA
- the ARL16 gene encoding ADP-ribosylation factor-like protein 16 encodes MAAAAGRRGGGCLLLGAAGVGKSLLGKRLRQLSSRDGAEELGEPPATLPTVGTNLTELPLPPKVTVRELGGCMGPIWPSYYGECGAVMFVIDAADPTQVSSSCVQLLALLSAEQLAAVPVLVLFNKTDLPCYMSLVEMKSLFRMQDIVSCATQPITILEASARDGTGLADVLQWLKDTFRDPS; translated from the exons atggcggcggcggcggggcggcgcgggggcggctgcctgctgctgggcgCCGCGGGCGTCGGCAAGAGCCTGCTGGGGAAGCGGCTCCGCC AGCTGAGCTCCCGGGACGGGGCCGAGGAGCTGGGCGAGCCCCCGGCCACGCTGCCCACG GTGGGCACCAACCTGACGGAGCTGCCGCTGCCGCCGAAGGTGACGGTGCGGGAGCTGGGCGGCTGCATGGGCCCCATCTGGCCCAGCTACTACGGGGAGTGCGGCGCCGTGATG tTCGTGATCGACGCCGCCGACCCCACCCAGGTGTCCTCGTCCTGCGTccagctgctggccctgctgtcCGCCGAGCAGCTCGCCGCCGTGCCCGTGCTGGTCCTCTTCAACAAGAC TGACCTGCCCTGCTACATGTCGCTGGTGGAGATGAAGTCGCTGTTCCGCATGCAAGACATCGTCTCCTGCGCTACGCAGCCCATCACGATTCTGGAGGCCAGCGCGCGCGACGGCACCGGGCTGGCTGACGTCCTGCAGTGGCTGAAGGACACCTTCAGGGACCCCAGCTga